Proteins encoded together in one Desulfomonilaceae bacterium window:
- a CDS encoding DUF3786 domain-containing protein: protein MSALDEFSVWTQREKMGKNHERLTEFYQELINKVQRIDPITIAQTADVSYRGGDGIPRLIIPFLTTWFTLDLIPYRLRAEHPEFDTLTMKVIVLQYLITSAENLGSNVQVMNQWIDPRSLQHGAVLGAHFAKSTMETLGSFFEASKKRVIARALKWGGRQNELGDRGFTFYFFPRLPVAFIHWNEDEEFPAYSKILYDVSASNYMPVHALTALTDFLIHKLAEE from the coding sequence ATGAGCGCTCTGGATGAGTTTTCCGTGTGGACCCAACGGGAAAAGATGGGGAAAAACCATGAAAGACTGACCGAATTCTATCAGGAATTGATAAATAAGGTTCAGCGGATTGACCCAATCACTATCGCGCAGACGGCCGATGTCTCATACAGGGGTGGCGATGGAATACCAAGGTTGATTATCCCTTTCCTCACAACCTGGTTTACACTGGATCTTATTCCATATCGGTTAAGAGCCGAACACCCTGAATTTGATACCCTTACCATGAAGGTAATCGTGCTCCAGTATCTTATAACCTCAGCAGAAAATCTGGGTTCGAATGTTCAGGTCATGAACCAGTGGATAGACCCGAGATCTTTGCAGCATGGAGCGGTCTTGGGCGCGCACTTCGCCAAATCTACCATGGAAACTCTTGGCTCCTTCTTTGAAGCCAGCAAAAAAAGAGTAATCGCTAGAGCCCTCAAATGGGGAGGAAGACAAAATGAGTTGGGAGACAGAGGCTTCACTTTTTATTTTTTCCCGCGATTGCCCGTGGCCTTTATTCATTGGAATGAAGACGAAGAATTCCCTGCTTACAGTAAAATTCTTTATGATGTGTCCGCGAGCAACTACATGCCGGTTCACGCTCTCACGGCGCTTACCGATTTTCTGATTCACAAGCTGGCTGAGGAATAG
- a CDS encoding IMP cyclohydrolase produces the protein MTDLKQQYKKVMDDHFPDELTITFGSQSLKYRKKSWQIKDSGGALVEKGLRYGENPGQEAALYELKTGNLELGGCKFIQPGHSLVSGISEDNMIQAGKHPGKINLTDVDNALNIIKFLMDKPACAIMKHNNPSAVATSSSVADSYHRANMADRIAAFGGAAVFNRPIDITTAQLISDNYLEVVAAPDFEAGVIDILAKRKNLRILSLPRLDRLEDYCDYKFVDFKSLIDGGIIVQQSSINTVRSASDLQPAETTYKGTRYFVGRFPSDRELEDMIFGWAVEQGVTSNSVLYVKDGCTVGIGTGEQDRVGVAELALIKAQVKYRDRLCFERYKKPYNEIIDEDIKCELDEETRTGGAGLFNSVMVSDAFFPFRDGVDVGIRAGISAIVQPGGSDRDFESIMACNEANPQVAMMFTGQRAFKH, from the coding sequence ATGACGGATTTGAAGCAGCAATATAAAAAAGTGATGGATGACCACTTTCCTGATGAATTGACTATCACGTTTGGATCACAATCCCTTAAATATAGAAAGAAATCCTGGCAGATCAAAGACTCTGGCGGCGCGCTGGTCGAAAAGGGGCTTCGCTACGGTGAAAACCCGGGACAAGAGGCGGCTCTTTATGAGTTGAAAACCGGTAATCTGGAATTGGGGGGCTGCAAGTTTATACAACCCGGTCATAGTCTTGTCAGCGGCATCTCCGAGGACAATATGATCCAGGCCGGAAAACATCCGGGGAAAATCAATCTTACTGATGTAGATAATGCGCTCAACATCATCAAATTTCTTATGGATAAACCCGCCTGCGCGATCATGAAACACAACAATCCCTCTGCTGTCGCGACATCATCCTCTGTCGCAGACTCATATCACAGGGCTAATATGGCGGACAGGATTGCCGCTTTCGGAGGAGCCGCTGTCTTCAATAGACCGATTGACATTACCACGGCTCAATTGATCAGTGATAATTATTTGGAAGTTGTGGCCGCTCCCGATTTTGAAGCCGGGGTAATCGATATTCTTGCAAAAAGAAAAAACTTGAGGATCTTGTCTTTGCCTCGTCTGGACAGGTTGGAAGATTATTGTGACTACAAATTCGTTGACTTCAAATCATTGATCGATGGTGGGATTATTGTCCAGCAGTCTTCGATTAACACGGTCAGGTCAGCTTCTGACCTACAGCCGGCGGAAACTACCTACAAGGGAACCAGATACTTTGTGGGGAGGTTCCCTTCTGATAGGGAACTGGAAGACATGATTTTTGGATGGGCTGTCGAACAGGGAGTAACCTCAAACTCCGTGTTGTACGTCAAGGACGGTTGTACGGTTGGAATCGGAACAGGAGAACAGGACCGGGTCGGCGTAGCCGAACTCGCGCTAATAAAGGCGCAGGTTAAGTACAGGGACAGGCTCTGCTTTGAACGTTACAAGAAGCCGTACAATGAAATCATTGACGAAGATATTAAATGCGAGCTTGATGAAGAGACACGCACTGGAGGCGCAGGCCTGTTTAATTCCGTTATGGTATCGGACGCCTTCTTTCCTTTCAGGGACGGGGTTGACGTTGGTATCAGGGCGGGCATATCCGCAATAGTTCAACCAGGTGGTTCGGATCGGGATTTTGAGAGTATTATGGCCTGTAATGAGGCTAACCCACAGGTTGCCATGATGTTTACAGGACAAAGAGCTTTTAAACATTAG
- a CDS encoding tetratricopeptide repeat protein yields MKNKGSLIGFFLVFIAGLLTGIGISAWKLGPGEPNVGGMKQAPEAAAKEDVKSRITAVERMLSSNPDNVQALIQLGNDYFDLGQYDKSIEAYNKAIKIDPQNAEVTTDKAVAYRRLGKTDESVKLFRKALEIDPNQSLAMFNLGIVLRDDMKDPQGALKVWKEFLQKAPDSPHAVMIRPWVKQLEEKLAQKNGEGEKK; encoded by the coding sequence GTGAAAAACAAAGGATCTCTGATTGGCTTTTTTCTTGTTTTCATTGCCGGCCTACTAACCGGTATCGGAATCTCAGCGTGGAAACTGGGTCCGGGCGAACCGAACGTAGGCGGCATGAAACAGGCCCCGGAGGCCGCTGCCAAGGAAGACGTAAAGTCTCGCATAACGGCCGTAGAACGCATGCTGTCTTCAAACCCCGATAATGTACAGGCCTTGATCCAATTGGGGAACGACTATTTTGATCTAGGACAATACGACAAGTCCATAGAAGCGTACAACAAGGCGATCAAAATTGACCCCCAGAATGCGGAAGTTACAACCGATAAGGCTGTCGCCTATCGGAGACTCGGCAAGACTGACGAATCAGTAAAGCTGTTCCGTAAAGCACTGGAAATAGACCCAAACCAGTCATTAGCCATGTTCAATCTGGGCATAGTCCTCCGGGATGACATGAAGGATCCCCAAGGCGCTCTGAAAGTGTGGAAAGAGTTTTTACAAAAAGCTCCGGACAGTCCACACGCAGTAATGATTCGCCCATGGGTTAAACAACTTGAGGAAAAGTTGGCGCAGAAAAATGGCGAGGGAGAAAAGAAATAG